One region of Polaribacter pectinis genomic DNA includes:
- a CDS encoding porin family protein, with amino-acid sequence MKKGILIYLLLISPFVLSQDFGFHFGMNLSTQLNKDKVQNNSKELDYKNVFGVNFGFDYKTKIGQNVFFQTGLTFIQNGFKHDRLNINGGSYLAKSATLNYLKVPLLLLADKKTTKVGPNIKFGGYISYLIGGDYNVLNSPIETPLNKEFKKLDFGITGGIGLKINKFTLDFIYNLGLNNIAEDGDNNFIETVIKNRNFNVNLIYWIY; translated from the coding sequence ATGAAAAAAGGAATTTTAATTTATTTGCTTTTGATTTCTCCATTTGTTCTCAGTCAAGATTTTGGCTTTCATTTTGGAATGAATTTATCAACCCAATTAAATAAAGATAAAGTTCAAAATAATTCTAAAGAATTAGATTATAAAAATGTTTTTGGTGTAAATTTTGGATTTGATTATAAAACTAAAATAGGACAAAATGTGTTTTTTCAGACAGGTTTAACATTTATACAAAATGGATTTAAACACGATAGATTAAATATTAATGGAGGCTCATATTTAGCAAAATCAGCTACATTAAATTATTTAAAAGTTCCCTTACTTTTATTAGCAGACAAAAAAACAACAAAAGTTGGCCCGAATATAAAATTTGGAGGTTATATTTCATATTTAATTGGCGGAGATTATAATGTTTTAAATTCTCCTATTGAAACTCCTTTAAACAAAGAATTTAAAAAACTTGATTTTGGAATAACTGGAGGAATTGGGTTAAAAATTAACAAATTTACCCTCGATTTTATTTATAATTTAGGTTTGAATAATATAGCTGAAGATGGCGATAATAACTTTATAGAAACAGTTATAAAAAACAGGAATTTTAATGTTAATCTAATATATTGGATATACTAA
- a CDS encoding 7TM diverse intracellular signaling domain-containing protein, whose product MQKQLLYIFLFLWFGISFSQTDIYFVKDSENIFNKESIKNADFNLLKNEISEGYNNATYWFKIPAYKTDKNYIFRVTYDRYTDAIVYQNSNIIEKLNNQRYLTYRFSRENDVYIKIKSKLHSYIPIEFDTEEASFVNQKHQLIFNCFYYGVAFFIILYNFFYFFLFKEDTFLYYSLFLGFTCLGIFSMDGMLNFYNISEALNRFIVTLSLVLLTYFSAKFASSYLFLDRYYPKIKRISYSVGGVIIVVAILFLIFNNYYYLLTLNVLVFLLLFIYWVVSILLFNKSFYNKILTVAYVLLLFSSIDFFILKFIGLSIIDIDSITIKIGAFFEMIILSIAVLYRMKVLRDDNYFMKQEIINYSKEIKNLSEEISEEKEILNQKLASVLSIREDEIFKLIVDGKSNKEIGTLLNISVNTVKFHIKNIYEKLNIKSRKEVLVIAKSQH is encoded by the coding sequence ATGCAAAAACAACTACTTTATATTTTCTTATTCCTTTGGTTTGGAATAAGCTTTTCGCAGACAGATATTTATTTTGTTAAAGATTCTGAAAATATTTTTAATAAAGAATCTATAAAAAATGCAGATTTCAATTTATTAAAAAATGAAATAAGTGAGGGTTATAATAACGCTACTTATTGGTTTAAAATACCAGCATATAAAACAGATAAAAACTATATTTTTAGGGTTACATATGATAGGTATACAGATGCAATTGTTTATCAAAATTCTAATATAATAGAGAAACTTAACAACCAAAGGTATCTAACATATCGTTTTTCTAGAGAAAATGATGTTTATATAAAAATTAAATCCAAACTTCATTCTTACATACCCATTGAGTTTGATACAGAAGAAGCCTCGTTTGTAAATCAAAAACATCAACTAATTTTTAACTGTTTTTATTACGGTGTTGCTTTTTTTATTATTCTTTATAATTTCTTTTACTTTTTTCTTTTTAAAGAAGATACTTTTCTATACTATTCGCTCTTTTTAGGTTTTACTTGTTTGGGAATTTTTTCCATGGATGGCATGTTAAATTTTTATAATATTAGTGAAGCCCTTAATAGATTTATTGTGACTTTAAGTTTAGTATTATTAACTTATTTTTCAGCTAAATTTGCGAGTAGTTATCTGTTTTTAGACAGGTACTATCCTAAAATTAAAAGAATTAGCTATTCTGTTGGTGGTGTAATTATAGTTGTTGCAATACTTTTTTTAATTTTTAATAATTATTATTACTTGCTTACACTTAACGTGTTAGTTTTTTTATTACTTTTTATATATTGGGTCGTTTCAATCTTACTATTTAATAAAAGCTTTTATAATAAAATATTAACAGTAGCATACGTGTTGCTTTTATTCTCCTCTATAGATTTCTTTATACTAAAATTTATTGGTTTATCAATTATTGATATCGATTCAATTACCATTAAAATTGGAGCTTTTTTTGAAATGATAATTCTTTCTATTGCAGTATTATATAGAATGAAAGTTTTAAGAGATGATAATTATTTTATGAAACAAGAAATTATTAATTATTCTAAAGAAATTAAAAATTTATCTGAAGAAATATCTGAAGAAAAAGAAATTTTGAATCAAAAATTAGCATCGGTTTTAAGTATTAGAGAAGATGAGATTTTTAAATTAATTGTAGATGGAAAATCAAATAAAGAAATAGGAACACTTTTAAATATTTCTGTAAATACAGTAAAGTTTCATATTAAAAATATTTATGAAAAATTAA
- a CDS encoding DUF2834 domain-containing protein — translation MKLKNLYLALSVLGICYTWYYNIQWFQTTENPTFLGFMQDAQVNFVGKSFGADLTVVVLTFFVFMIPESIKLKIRFWWVLIPLTFLIAIAFTFPLFLYMRANALEKLQKT, via the coding sequence ATGAAACTTAAAAACCTTTATTTAGCATTATCAGTTTTAGGAATTTGTTATACTTGGTATTATAATATTCAATGGTTTCAAACTACAGAAAACCCTACTTTTTTAGGTTTTATGCAAGATGCACAAGTCAATTTTGTAGGTAAATCTTTTGGTGCAGATTTAACGGTTGTTGTGCTAACTTTTTTTGTGTTTATGATTCCAGAATCTATAAAACTTAAAATTAGGTTTTGGTGGGTATTAATTCCGCTTACTTTTTTAATCGCCATTGCATTTACGTTTCCGTTGTTTTTATATATGAGAGCAAATGCTTTAGAAAAACTTCAAAAAACATGA
- a CDS encoding aspartate/glutamate racemase family protein, which translates to MNKIGLIGGITPESTILYYRILNQLNAEKLGAKHSAKVIMNSFDFGEISKLQVEGNWDKLNELMAKAGKSLEKGGATCILICANTMHLCIDAVRNVVNIPVIHIAEATAKQIIEKKLKKVSLLGTKYTMEKDFFKDILTSFGIETIIPNELDRNEIHRVIYDELSKGEINPVSKVNYINIINKQIESGAEGIILGCTEIPLLINQEDVSVPVFDTTMIHATAGFYQI; encoded by the coding sequence ATGAATAAAATAGGACTTATTGGTGGAATTACGCCAGAATCAACAATTTTATATTACCGAATTTTAAACCAGTTAAATGCGGAAAAATTAGGCGCAAAACATTCAGCAAAAGTAATTATGAATTCTTTTGATTTTGGAGAGATTTCTAAACTTCAAGTTGAAGGAAATTGGGATAAGTTGAACGAATTAATGGCAAAAGCTGGAAAAAGTTTAGAAAAAGGAGGCGCAACTTGTATTTTAATTTGTGCAAATACCATGCATTTGTGTATTGATGCTGTTAGAAATGTGGTGAATATTCCAGTAATTCATATTGCAGAAGCAACAGCAAAACAAATCATTGAGAAGAAGTTGAAAAAAGTGTCTTTATTAGGTACAAAATACACCATGGAAAAAGACTTCTTCAAAGATATTTTAACGTCATTTGGAATCGAAACCATTATTCCTAATGAATTAGATAGAAACGAAATTCATCGAGTTATTTACGATGAATTATCGAAAGGAGAAATTAATCCTGTTTCTAAAGTAAATTACATCAACATTATTAACAAACAAATAGAAAGTGGGGCAGAAGGTATTATTTTAGGATGTACAGAAATTCCGTTATTAATCAATCAAGAAGATGTTTCTGTACCCGTTTTTGATACGACAATGATTCACGCAACTGCTGGTTTTTATCAAATTTAA